From a region of the Gossypium raimondii isolate GPD5lz chromosome 10, ASM2569854v1, whole genome shotgun sequence genome:
- the LOC105778480 gene encoding uncharacterized protein LOC105778480 — MERLGYPKSIDGNHAFIKACDEDLRKMIDQNHGLIKAHDEEMERIKQMADDMFTMEQESMGHCFPHKRRKIEKLLLMSEIINLRHNKMMNEMALLEADERMSILAQEHQVYFQSDKFYQLCILPFFTYYVRQKRMNLRDELRSLKGRLMINE, encoded by the exons ATGGAGAGGTTGGGCTATCCAAAATCCATTGATGGGAATCATGCGTTTATCAAAGCTTGTGATGAAGATCTTAGAAAAATGATTGACCAGAACCATGGCCTTATCAAAGCTCATGATGAAG AGATGGAAAGGATAAAGCAGATGGCTGATGACATGTTTACCATGGAGCAAGAGAGTATGGGTCATTGTTTTCCTcataagagaagaaaaatagagaagCTTCTATTAATGTCTGAGATTATAAATCTTCGGCATAACAAGATGATG AATGAGATGGCTCTCTTGGAGGCGGATGAAAGAATGTCGATATTGGCGCAAGAGCATCAGGTATATTTCCAGTCAGATAAGTTCTACCAACTTTGTATCTTACCGTTTTTTACTTACTATGTCAGACAGAAAAGGATGAATTTGAGAGACGAATTAAGGAGCTTGAAAGGAAGGTTGATGATAAACGAGTAG
- the LOC105778478 gene encoding uncharacterized protein LOC105778478, with protein sequence MDMKKMVQITLYNQEKEEKRILLKLNRVGCGDEADQYCYSISPSIPLLDLMLDFIKRVGVTFNSVRFYYEDKPINPALNAIWLNMKDGDTIAVSRRRNFRPTAATQSTLITLPLAVVGEKPVVLKVKHFRADGALYYYLIGRNTPMKNLLHDYADRINDLYEQVNLSCFRFCSIDMGKTADDLGLKDGDVIYAFLFAMRAC encoded by the coding sequence AtggatatgaagaaaatggtTCAAATCACTCTTTATAatcaagagaaagaagaaaagaggattcttttgaaattaaataggGTTGGTTGTGGGGATGAAGCTGATCAATATTGTTATTCGATCAGTCCAAGCATACCGCTACTTGATCTAATGCTTGACTTCATTAAACGCGTTGGGGTTACATTCAACTCTGTAAGATTTTATTACGAGGATAAGCCTATAAATCCAGCATTGAATGCTATATGGCTGAATATGAAAGATGGAGATACCATTGCTGTATCGAGAAGGAGAAACTTTAGACCTACAGCCGCAACTCAATCGACTCTTATTACTTTGCCTCTGGCTGTCGTTGGGGAAAAACCAGTTGTTCTGAAAGTGAAGCATTTTAGAGCGGATGGTGCGCTGTACTATTATTTGATTGGGCGAAACACACCGATGAAAAACCTGTTGCATGATTATGCTGACCGCATCAATGACTTATACGAGCAAGTCAATTTATCTTGCTTCAGGTTTTGCAGCATTGATATGGGGAAAACAGCCGATGATTTGGGGTTGAAAGATGGAGATGTTATTTACGCGTTTCTGTTTGCTATGCGAGCATGTTAG